In a single window of the Flavivirga spongiicola genome:
- a CDS encoding molybdopterin-dependent oxidoreductase, which yields MQNSLTTRRNFIKKMAAAAAMTAAASMFPGIIFASEQNANLPKGANLDWKKGPCRFCGVGCGILVGVDQGKAVAVKGDPNSSVNKGLLCVKGYHQIMCTQAKDRLTHALVKKNGRYVQTPINEALDIVANKMKETIEKHGKDSVAMYTSGQSTIPEGYVASKLMKGAIGTNNLDCNARLCMASAVAGFLTTFGADEPMGCYEDIDHADYFITWGNNMAEMHPVLFSRMLEQKNRRGAKIIDFATRTTRSSTASNKSILFEPQTDLAVANAICYEIINNGWVNKAFVENHVNFNKGLTNMGYGLEDNYKFKDKPTKIDFEAYKKFLEDYTPEKVAKYSKVSVKDIKYLAAIYGDPNKKVVSYWCMGMNQHTRGTWINNLVYNIHLLTGKISQPGNGPFSLTGQPSACGTAREVGTFTHKLPKGVVMNEKHRRLAAKIWKVPYERIPAKPTYHATEMFRAVDRGDIKFIWTQVTNPLVSLPKTSRYRPGMEKESCFVVVSDVFPTPTSDVADVILPASWHIEKSGLYGNSERRTQHWDKMVEGPGETTPDAWMTIEIAKRMGYGDLFPYSEENHVEEIYNEYRQFHEGAKHGMAPLEVLKKESGAIWPYVDGKSTQWRFNAKYDPACSNDKDFHFYGKPDGKAVIWQRPYEPAPEVPDAEYPFWLNTGRVIEHWHTGSMTRRIPVLHKAMPSAYVEFHPDDAKNLGIRNGEKIKISSRRGSCILPASINERGLPTKGQVFVPFFDENMLINDVTLDAFCPISKEPDYKKCAVKVEKA from the coding sequence ATGCAAAACTCTTTAACAACCAGAAGAAATTTTATAAAAAAAATGGCTGCAGCTGCGGCAATGACAGCTGCAGCATCAATGTTCCCAGGAATTATATTTGCTTCAGAACAAAATGCCAATCTACCAAAAGGAGCTAATTTGGATTGGAAAAAAGGACCTTGTCGTTTTTGTGGCGTAGGATGTGGCATCTTGGTAGGAGTTGACCAAGGAAAAGCAGTAGCCGTAAAAGGAGATCCGAATTCCTCAGTCAACAAAGGATTACTTTGTGTAAAAGGCTATCACCAAATCATGTGTACGCAAGCTAAAGATAGACTAACACATGCTTTGGTTAAGAAAAATGGAAGATACGTTCAAACACCTATTAATGAGGCCTTAGACATTGTTGCTAATAAAATGAAAGAGACCATTGAAAAACATGGTAAAGATTCAGTCGCGATGTATACGTCAGGACAATCTACAATTCCTGAGGGTTATGTAGCTTCAAAATTAATGAAGGGTGCCATTGGAACTAATAATTTAGATTGTAATGCCCGTTTATGTATGGCAAGTGCAGTGGCAGGATTTTTAACCACTTTTGGTGCTGATGAACCGATGGGGTGTTATGAAGATATTGACCATGCAGATTATTTTATTACCTGGGGAAATAATATGGCAGAAATGCATCCCGTATTATTCTCAAGAATGTTGGAACAAAAAAATAGGAGAGGCGCAAAAATTATAGATTTTGCTACGAGAACAACACGTTCCAGTACAGCATCTAATAAATCAATTTTATTCGAGCCCCAAACAGATTTAGCTGTTGCCAATGCCATTTGTTATGAAATTATTAATAATGGTTGGGTAAATAAAGCATTTGTAGAAAACCATGTGAATTTCAATAAAGGCTTAACAAATATGGGTTATGGTTTAGAAGATAATTATAAGTTTAAAGATAAGCCAACCAAAATTGATTTTGAAGCTTATAAAAAATTCTTAGAAGATTATACTCCAGAAAAAGTAGCAAAATACTCTAAAGTATCTGTAAAAGATATTAAATATTTAGCTGCTATTTATGGAGATCCTAATAAAAAAGTAGTTTCTTATTGGTGTATGGGAATGAACCAGCATACAAGAGGAACCTGGATTAACAACTTAGTGTATAACATTCACTTATTAACTGGTAAAATTTCACAGCCTGGAAATGGTCCATTTTCATTAACAGGTCAGCCTTCTGCTTGCGGTACAGCCAGAGAGGTAGGTACGTTTACACATAAATTACCAAAAGGTGTGGTAATGAATGAAAAACACAGACGTTTGGCAGCTAAAATATGGAAAGTGCCTTATGAAAGGATTCCAGCAAAGCCTACCTACCATGCCACAGAAATGTTTAGGGCAGTAGATCGTGGTGATATTAAATTTATCTGGACACAAGTTACTAACCCTTTAGTGTCATTACCAAAAACAAGTCGTTACCGTCCAGGCATGGAAAAAGAATCTTGCTTTGTTGTGGTTTCTGATGTGTTTCCAACACCAACATCTGATGTTGCTGATGTTATTTTACCTGCGTCCTGGCATATAGAAAAAAGTGGCTTGTACGGAAACTCAGAGCGTAGAACACAGCATTGGGATAAAATGGTGGAAGGACCAGGAGAAACAACTCCCGATGCATGGATGACTATTGAAATTGCAAAACGAATGGGGTATGGTGATTTGTTCCCATATAGTGAAGAAAATCACGTAGAAGAAATATATAACGAATACAGACAGTTTCATGAAGGGGCAAAACACGGCATGGCACCTTTAGAAGTTCTTAAAAAAGAATCTGGGGCTATTTGGCCTTATGTAGACGGAAAATCTACACAATGGCGTTTTAATGCAAAATATGATCCTGCATGTAGTAATGATAAAGACTTTCATTTTTATGGAAAACCAGACGGTAAAGCTGTTATTTGGCAACGCCCTTATGAACCAGCACCAGAGGTTCCCGATGCGGAATACCCTTTTTGGTTAAATACAGGACGTGTTATAGAGCATTGGCATACAGGTTCTATGACTCGTAGAATTCCGGTATTACACAAAGCGATGCCATCGGCTTATGTAGAGTTTCATCCGGATGACGCTAAAAATCTGGGGATTAGGAATGGTGAGAAGATAAAAATAAGTTCAAGAAGAGGCTCATGTATATTGCCAGCTTCAATAAATGAAAGGGGCTTACCTACTAAAGGACAGGTTTTTGTGCCTTTCTTTGACGAAAACATGTTGATTAATGATGTAACATTAGATGCTTTTTGTCCTATTTCTAAAGAGCCCGACTATAAAAAATGCGCTGTTAAAGTTGAAAAAGCATAG
- a CDS encoding molybdopterin-containing oxidoreductase family protein, which yields MATSRRKFIKISALGFGGLATASSAFQLFGSNSYLDAAFKQNISNKFKKSATYCEVCFWKCAAWAFSNEEGKIKKIIGNNEDPHCYGRLCPRGTGGVGMYSDEDRLKTPLIRTTINGEETFREASWEEALDLIASKFKHIKDTYGAESFALLKHGSPGSHLEHLFKAYGSDTIAEPAYAQCRGPREAGFSLTFGSWVGSPEPTDIRDTKCLVLIGSHIGENMHNTQVQEMSDAIDNNATIITVDPRFSTAASKSQHWLAIKPATDIALMLAWMHVIIEEDLYDKEYIKKYTSGFNELKDHVLNFTPEWAYGITTIKPEEIRKTARAMAHAAPAVIIHPGRHVTWYGDDTQRARAMAILNTLLGSWGRRGGFYFKEKISVPKFPHPEYPHPKWGWKDIGEKFPLAQMGITTEVMKCAIPSENNKYPVKALMVAGTNITKSIPNKKLLEEAIDNLEFMVVMDTMPMDVTGYADVVLPECTYLERYDGIRSSPNREPSIAVRIPAVKPKYDSKPGWWVAKQIGERLGLSSYFNYNDFEEVIKWQLTKMGTSLDEMKKIGVKNFPRKSGPLYLVEGKKHEFNTQSGKIELYSKELRDLGFDPLPVFTKHPEPPQGFYRLNYGRSPMHTFSRTANNPNLNDLKSENNLWVNPKVARIIGLKTGQSVWLRNQDKITSTFSIKVRVTERIRWDSVYMVHGFGHDNKKLTRAFGKGINDTQMISNVAVDPIMGGTGMRGNFVEILTEDPHKNIKI from the coding sequence ATGGCTACTTCAAGAAGAAAATTTATAAAAATTTCAGCCTTAGGTTTTGGAGGTTTGGCAACCGCTTCAAGTGCATTTCAACTGTTTGGTTCTAATTCATATTTAGATGCTGCATTTAAACAAAATATTTCGAATAAGTTTAAAAAATCTGCAACCTATTGTGAAGTCTGTTTTTGGAAATGTGCTGCCTGGGCTTTTAGTAATGAAGAAGGAAAAATCAAAAAGATTATTGGTAATAATGAAGATCCACATTGTTATGGCAGACTTTGCCCAAGGGGTACTGGAGGCGTAGGCATGTACTCTGATGAAGATAGATTAAAAACACCGTTAATCAGAACTACTATTAATGGTGAAGAAACTTTTAGAGAAGCCAGTTGGGAAGAAGCACTAGACTTAATTGCATCAAAATTTAAGCATATAAAAGATACATATGGCGCAGAATCTTTTGCTTTACTTAAGCATGGTTCCCCTGGTAGTCATTTAGAACATTTATTCAAAGCTTACGGATCTGATACTATTGCAGAACCTGCTTACGCTCAATGTCGTGGCCCAAGAGAAGCTGGGTTCAGTTTAACATTCGGTTCTTGGGTTGGTTCACCTGAACCTACAGATATTAGAGACACAAAATGCTTAGTCTTAATAGGTTCTCACATCGGGGAAAATATGCATAATACACAAGTACAAGAAATGTCTGATGCTATAGATAATAATGCCACTATTATTACTGTAGATCCAAGATTTTCTACAGCTGCCAGTAAATCACAACATTGGTTAGCTATAAAACCAGCTACAGACATTGCATTAATGCTGGCTTGGATGCATGTTATAATTGAAGAAGACTTATACGATAAAGAATACATTAAAAAGTATACTTCTGGCTTTAATGAGTTAAAAGACCATGTCCTAAATTTCACTCCAGAATGGGCATATGGTATTACAACTATTAAACCGGAAGAGATTAGAAAAACAGCAAGAGCGATGGCTCATGCAGCACCAGCAGTAATTATACATCCCGGCCGACATGTTACATGGTATGGCGATGATACGCAACGAGCAAGAGCGATGGCTATATTAAATACCCTATTAGGCTCTTGGGGACGACGAGGTGGCTTCTATTTCAAAGAAAAAATAAGTGTTCCTAAATTCCCACATCCAGAATACCCGCATCCTAAATGGGGCTGGAAAGATATTGGAGAAAAATTTCCTTTAGCACAAATGGGCATTACTACCGAAGTTATGAAATGCGCCATTCCAAGTGAAAATAATAAGTACCCGGTAAAAGCTTTGATGGTAGCAGGAACCAACATTACTAAATCAATTCCAAACAAAAAGCTATTGGAAGAAGCTATTGATAACCTTGAATTTATGGTAGTAATGGATACCATGCCTATGGACGTTACGGGTTATGCCGATGTTGTATTGCCAGAATGCACCTATTTAGAGCGTTATGATGGTATCCGTTCTTCACCAAACAGAGAACCCTCTATCGCTGTTAGAATTCCTGCTGTAAAACCAAAGTATGATTCTAAACCAGGTTGGTGGGTTGCAAAACAAATTGGAGAGCGCTTAGGGTTGAGCAGCTATTTTAATTATAACGATTTTGAAGAAGTTATAAAGTGGCAATTAACTAAAATGGGGACTTCTTTAGATGAAATGAAAAAAATAGGAGTGAAAAATTTTCCTCGAAAATCTGGACCACTCTATTTAGTTGAAGGGAAAAAGCATGAGTTCAATACACAAAGTGGAAAAATAGAATTGTACTCAAAAGAGTTAAGAGACTTAGGTTTCGATCCATTACCAGTTTTTACTAAACATCCCGAACCACCACAAGGTTTTTATAGATTAAATTATGGAAGATCACCCATGCATACTTTTAGTAGAACCGCTAATAACCCGAATCTTAATGACCTAAAAAGTGAAAACAATCTTTGGGTAAACCCTAAAGTAGCACGAATTATAGGGTTAAAAACCGGGCAATCTGTATGGTTAAGAAATCAGGACAAAATAACATCAACATTTTCAATTAAAGTTAGAGTTACAGAACGAATTAGATGGGATTCTGTTTACATGGTTCATGGTTTTGGTCATGATAACAAAAAGCTAACCAGAGCCTTTGGTAAGGGTATTAACGATACTCAAATGATATCAAATGTTGCTGTAGATCCTATAATGGGAGGAACAGGCATGAGAGGCAACTTTGTAGAAATATTAACTGAAGATCCACATAAAAATATTAAGATATGA
- a CDS encoding 4Fe-4S dicluster domain-containing protein: MRYAMVIDTLKCVGCSDCVVACQTENDVPIGYCRDWITETVSGTYPNIVLELKSERCNHCDNAPCVRCCPTGASHIVDGGIVLVTHNECIGCGACIESCPYDARYQHPEGYVDKCTFCHHRLEKGQLPACVSVCPTKCMYFGDLDNPNSEVSKLLKNRKWKTLAPEAGTKPNVYYLI; encoded by the coding sequence ATGAGATACGCAATGGTAATAGACACCTTAAAATGTGTTGGATGTAGTGATTGTGTGGTCGCCTGTCAAACTGAAAACGATGTACCCATTGGATATTGCAGGGATTGGATTACTGAAACTGTAAGTGGTACCTACCCTAACATTGTTTTAGAATTAAAATCTGAACGATGTAATCATTGTGATAATGCCCCTTGCGTAAGATGTTGTCCAACTGGAGCGAGCCATATAGTAGACGGAGGGATTGTTCTTGTAACACATAATGAATGTATTGGCTGTGGAGCCTGTATAGAATCTTGCCCCTATGATGCACGTTACCAACATCCGGAAGGCTATGTAGATAAATGTACCTTCTGTCATCATAGATTAGAGAAAGGGCAACTACCTGCATGTGTATCTGTTTGTCCAACCAAGTGCATGTATTTTGGAGATTTAGATAATCCGAATAGTGAAGTTTCTAAATTATTAAAAAACAGAAAATGGAAAACGTTAGCTCCGGAAGCAGGAACTAAGCCCAATGTATATTATTTAATATAA
- the nrfD gene encoding NrfD/PsrC family molybdoenzyme membrane anchor subunit yields the protein MQEELFTSGRNIPNIDPSLEVWHWPIAVYLFLGGLSAGLLLFAAIITILGKEKEYPTTVKYASIITPIALSLGLLALVYDLTHPLYTWQLYTTIRLESPMSWGAWVLLVTTPLSYLWVFSYFSEIFPKRNLKFNVLKNFEKWLQKHRKNMAYILVPLSIILGVYTGILLSAFNARPLWNNAILGPLFLISGLSTGAATIILLSKTAKEKHLFSKIDLALIIIELGLIVHMIMGMYAGSQVQLDAMNLFIGGEFTLMFFGFVIILGLIVPGILELLEIKGYKIPVAIPAILILIGGLIFRFVMVEAGQLTRYLY from the coding sequence ATGCAAGAAGAACTATTTACAAGTGGTAGAAATATTCCAAATATAGATCCATCATTAGAAGTATGGCACTGGCCAATTGCCGTATATCTATTTTTAGGAGGTTTATCTGCTGGTTTACTTTTGTTTGCTGCCATTATTACCATATTAGGTAAAGAAAAAGAATACCCAACTACAGTAAAATATGCATCTATTATTACTCCAATAGCACTTTCATTAGGTCTATTAGCACTGGTTTACGATTTAACGCATCCATTATACACTTGGCAATTGTATACGACTATTAGATTAGAATCTCCAATGTCTTGGGGAGCATGGGTTTTATTGGTAACAACGCCATTGTCATATTTATGGGTTTTTAGCTACTTCTCCGAAATATTTCCAAAAAGGAATTTAAAATTTAATGTCCTAAAAAACTTTGAAAAATGGCTTCAAAAGCATAGAAAAAATATGGCATATATCTTAGTACCGTTGTCTATTATTTTGGGCGTCTATACAGGAATTTTGTTATCCGCTTTCAACGCCAGACCATTATGGAACAATGCCATTTTAGGGCCTCTATTCTTAATATCTGGATTATCGACAGGAGCAGCAACAATCATCTTATTATCAAAAACTGCAAAAGAAAAACATTTGTTTAGCAAAATTGATTTAGCACTTATAATTATAGAATTAGGATTAATAGTTCATATGATTATGGGCATGTATGCAGGATCTCAAGTCCAACTAGATGCCATGAATTTATTTATTGGTGGCGAATTCACTCTTATGTTTTTTGGCTTTGTTATTATACTAGGGTTAATAGTTCCTGGTATTCTAGAGCTTTTAGAAATTAAAGGATACAAAATACCAGTTGCAATTCCTGCCATATTAATCTTGATAGGTGGATTGATATTCAGATTTGTAATGGTTGAAGCAGGACAGTTAACAAGATATCTATATTAA
- a CDS encoding YeeE/YedE thiosulfate transporter family protein, with the protein MKNKKQNKHLYWNPYFGGFLLGLLIIFTFYITGRGLGASGAMKSSVVAIVNTAAHEHAENSAYYSKFLDETKSPMNNWLVFETLGVLIGAFISGGISGRIGWRTQHSPKITRRRRLIFAFGGGILFGLGAQIARGCTSGAALSGMAVLSSGGFITMLAIFGTAYLFAYFFRKNWI; encoded by the coding sequence ATGAAAAATAAAAAACAAAACAAGCATCTATATTGGAATCCGTATTTCGGTGGATTCCTTCTTGGATTACTAATTATTTTCACATTCTATATTACAGGTAGAGGTTTAGGTGCAAGCGGAGCTATGAAAAGTAGTGTAGTTGCAATAGTAAATACAGCTGCTCATGAACATGCGGAGAACAGTGCTTATTATAGTAAGTTTTTAGATGAAACAAAATCTCCAATGAATAACTGGCTTGTATTTGAAACATTAGGTGTTTTAATCGGTGCATTCATTTCTGGTGGCATATCTGGTAGGATTGGATGGAGAACACAACACTCACCAAAAATTACACGAAGACGTCGTTTAATTTTTGCTTTTGGGGGAGGTATTTTATTTGGCCTAGGAGCTCAAATTGCTAGAGGTTGTACAAGTGGCGCTGCTTTAAGTGGTATGGCTGTGCTCTCTTCTGGTGGGTTTATTACCATGCTAGCCATTTTTGGTACGGCGTATTTATTTGCATATTTCTTTAGAAAAAATTGGATTTAA
- a CDS encoding YeeE/YedE thiosulfate transporter family protein gives MGPLIPNDIIPFEWSSIIAIIIGIFFGFILEASGFSSSRKLAGVFYGYDFAVLKVFFTAALVSLIGLLYMDYLGYLDMSSLYVHPTYTWAAIIGGAIMGIGFVAGGFCPGTSLCAVAIGKIDAIIYVIGIMVGVFIFSELYSIFEPIYTSYFYGNITLVDSLGVDPYWFVFLFTIAAIIIFVLADIIRKRVKKVFY, from the coding sequence ATGGGACCATTAATTCCTAACGATATAATTCCTTTTGAATGGAGTAGTATAATTGCTATAATAATCGGAATCTTTTTCGGGTTTATATTAGAAGCATCCGGGTTTTCATCATCCCGAAAATTGGCCGGTGTTTTTTATGGCTATGATTTCGCTGTTTTAAAAGTGTTTTTTACAGCAGCATTAGTATCCCTTATTGGGCTTTTATACATGGATTATCTTGGATATTTAGATATGAGTAGTTTATACGTACATCCAACCTATACATGGGCAGCAATAATTGGAGGCGCTATTATGGGAATAGGTTTTGTAGCTGGCGGATTTTGTCCGGGCACAAGTTTATGTGCTGTAGCTATAGGTAAAATTGACGCTATAATCTATGTTATTGGTATTATGGTTGGTGTTTTTATCTTTTCCGAGCTATATTCAATATTTGAACCTATTTACACAAGCTACTTTTATGGAAATATTACTTTAGTAGATTCATTGGGTGTAGACCCCTATTGGTTTGTTTTCCTATTTACAATAGCTGCTATTATTATTTTCGTATTAGCAGATATAATTCGTAAACGCGTAAAAAAAGTATTTTACTAA
- a CDS encoding rhodanese-like domain-containing protein, with product MINRKLVKFLSFRYVILALIFIILAGGLVLIPKFEKQEGITPEELLSNIISPERYMTTDELAERIINQDPSLLLIDLRDEKTFKKYTLPNAINIPLKNLFNEDSAAFINQDEFDVIFYSNDNFDADQAWILCNRLGYKNLRVLKGGINTWFKTIINPPKPKEHMQNKAFELYSFRKAASMYFGVVYPDQVKTNTPKPIQTAPKKVIPVKKKKKMPVEGGC from the coding sequence ATGATAAATAGAAAATTAGTTAAATTCTTATCATTTAGATATGTTATTCTTGCATTAATATTTATAATACTTGCAGGAGGTTTGGTTTTGATACCCAAATTTGAAAAACAGGAAGGAATTACCCCTGAAGAGTTGTTAAGCAATATTATTAGTCCAGAAAGGTATATGACTACTGATGAACTTGCCGAAAGAATTATAAACCAAGACCCATCATTATTACTAATAGATTTGAGAGATGAAAAGACTTTTAAAAAGTACACGCTTCCAAATGCTATAAACATACCTCTTAAAAATTTATTTAATGAAGATTCTGCTGCATTTATAAATCAAGATGAATTTGATGTTATATTCTATTCAAATGATAATTTTGATGCAGATCAAGCTTGGATTTTATGCAACCGACTGGGATATAAGAATTTGCGAGTTTTGAAAGGAGGGATTAACACATGGTTTAAAACCATTATTAATCCACCTAAGCCAAAAGAACATATGCAAAATAAGGCTTTTGAGTTATACTCGTTTAGAAAAGCAGCGAGCATGTATTTCGGTGTTGTTTATCCTGATCAAGTTAAAACTAATACACCAAAACCAATACAAACAGCTCCTAAAAAAGTAATCCCTGTCAAAAAGAAAAAGAAAATGCCAGTTGAAGGTGGTTGTTAA
- a CDS encoding rhodanese-like domain-containing protein, whose amino-acid sequence MKELEKTKRISIASTLFILAILIGLLTYKRPKDTYAINVNQTLEKITNDHFFVTLESINTPDYVLIDIRSQNEFDKGHLENAINVHTPDILNKANSALFKELKESNKIGVLYGYTPQEANVPFMFLYQLGYDNLKLLTIKNNYSQNKLITKTCDIEKLEADISAFINQSVKNSKVKEIPKRITRPVKKIIPVRKKKKKVPEGGC is encoded by the coding sequence ATGAAAGAATTAGAGAAAACAAAAAGAATATCTATAGCTTCTACCCTCTTTATATTGGCTATACTAATAGGTCTTTTAACATATAAACGTCCAAAGGATACGTATGCCATAAATGTTAATCAAACACTTGAAAAAATAACAAATGATCATTTTTTTGTGACATTAGAAAGTATTAACACCCCTGATTATGTCCTAATAGATATTAGAAGCCAAAATGAGTTTGATAAAGGTCACCTAGAAAATGCTATAAATGTTCATACTCCCGATATTTTAAATAAAGCAAATTCAGCTTTATTTAAGGAATTAAAAGAATCAAATAAAATAGGTGTATTGTATGGTTATACCCCACAAGAAGCTAATGTTCCTTTTATGTTTTTATATCAATTGGGTTATGATAACCTAAAACTACTCACAATTAAAAATAACTACTCGCAAAATAAACTAATTACTAAAACCTGTGACATTGAAAAGCTTGAAGCAGATATTAGCGCTTTTATAAATCAATCTGTTAAAAACTCAAAAGTAAAAGAGATTCCAAAAAGAATAACTCGACCCGTTAAAAAGATTATTCCTGTTCGAAAAAAGAAAAAAAAGGTTCCCGAGGGAGGTTGTTAA
- a CDS encoding rhodanese-like domain-containing protein, with protein MKKISLFIMVLSISATALFSSFTSLENAVNRTNSNPSNEFEILLNYLETNNLFINGESLPIIMSEVVKKNMKNPKFHVIDIRTASWFEYGHIKNANNVKPANLLTYFENTINPADYEKIVLVCYSGQSAAYYTSLLRIAGYNNVYSMKWGMSSWREDFADNSWIKNTKNDYAAKLETTEKEKPKKGSQPALNTGKTEAKEILKARLETLFAIPYKKFIVKSMDVFENPANYYIIKYWDQDKCVGHIPGTLHFQPNASLSKDLLTLPTDQKVLVYDMTGQKAAYVVAYLNVLGYNVGNLAYGANSFMNELLKEKGLDAFSKKEINMFPVIE; from the coding sequence ATGAAAAAAATATCTTTATTTATAATGGTATTATCTATTTCTGCAACTGCATTATTTAGCAGTTTTACAAGTTTAGAAAATGCCGTTAACAGAACCAACAGCAATCCATCAAATGAATTTGAAATATTGCTAAATTATCTTGAAACTAATAACCTCTTTATTAATGGTGAATCATTGCCAATAATAATGTCAGAAGTTGTTAAAAAAAACATGAAAAATCCAAAATTTCATGTTATTGATATTAGAACCGCAAGTTGGTTTGAATATGGTCACATAAAAAATGCAAATAATGTAAAGCCTGCAAACTTGCTTACCTATTTTGAAAACACCATTAATCCTGCAGATTATGAAAAAATTGTTTTAGTCTGTTATTCAGGACAATCGGCGGCATATTATACTAGTTTATTAAGAATAGCAGGATACAATAATGTGTATAGTATGAAATGGGGAATGAGTTCCTGGAGAGAAGATTTTGCAGATAACTCATGGATTAAAAACACTAAAAATGATTATGCTGCAAAACTGGAAACCACAGAAAAAGAAAAACCAAAAAAAGGCTCACAACCCGCATTAAATACTGGTAAAACGGAAGCCAAAGAAATTCTAAAGGCCAGATTGGAAACCTTATTCGCAATACCTTACAAAAAGTTTATTGTAAAATCGATGGACGTTTTTGAAAATCCTGCTAACTACTATATAATAAAATATTGGGATCAAGACAAATGTGTGGGGCATATTCCAGGAACGCTTCACTTTCAACCTAATGCATCATTATCCAAAGATTTATTAACCCTACCAACAGATCAAAAAGTATTGGTATACGATATGACAGGCCAAAAAGCAGCTTATGTAGTAGCATACTTAAACGTATTAGGATATAACGTTGGCAATTTAGCCTATGGTGCCAATAGTTTTATGAATGAACTTTTAAAGGAAAAAGGTTTAGACGCCTTTTCTAAAAAGGAAATTAACATGTTTCCTGTAATTGAATAA
- a CDS encoding rhodanese-like domain-containing protein: protein MKKLALLIGLLVVPALFLTSCDRGDDPSDPTAISTPAFTLMADYMVQNNLDINNILTNTDGEKFVKAPPATADLVDGFLSKYYIMDIRNSTDFLAAHVNGAKNVAFADILTDAANATKPILVVCYTGQTACYATGLLRMYGYAHTFALKWGMSGWNSNNATPWNNSIGNPAQGHANWTNTGAPTNIVYEAPTITSLSTNGETILKERVEAIVTLGFQGVNGTDVIANPGNYFINNYFSETDYLGFGHINGAYRINPLKLSDDSYLGLNPANNAKVVTYCYTGQTSAVITACLRVLGYDAYSLKFGMNGLYNSNPVWTSNKWSASVSKDFPTVSN, encoded by the coding sequence ATGAAAAAATTAGCATTATTAATAGGATTATTAGTAGTCCCTGCTCTATTCCTAACTTCCTGTGATAGAGGAGATGACCCTTCAGACCCAACAGCAATTTCTACACCTGCCTTCACACTTATGGCAGATTATATGGTACAAAATAATTTAGACATAAATAATATACTTACTAATACTGATGGAGAAAAATTTGTTAAGGCTCCACCGGCAACAGCGGATTTGGTAGACGGTTTTCTAAGCAAGTATTACATTATGGATATTAGAAACAGTACAGACTTTTTAGCGGCTCATGTTAATGGTGCCAAAAATGTTGCTTTTGCCGATATTTTAACTGATGCCGCTAATGCCACAAAACCAATACTTGTTGTGTGTTATACAGGACAAACTGCATGCTATGCTACTGGACTTTTACGCATGTATGGGTACGCTCATACTTTTGCTTTAAAATGGGGAATGTCTGGCTGGAATTCAAATAACGCAACACCATGGAATAATTCTATAGGAAATCCAGCACAAGGTCATGCCAATTGGACCAACACAGGTGCACCTACAAATATTGTATATGAAGCTCCAACAATAACTAGTCTCTCTACAAATGGTGAAACCATTCTTAAAGAACGTGTTGAAGCAATTGTAACATTAGGCTTCCAAGGCGTTAATGGCACAGATGTGATAGCTAATCCAGGTAACTATTTTATAAATAATTATTTCAGTGAAACTGACTATCTAGGCTTTGGACATATCAATGGCGCTTATAGAATCAATCCACTTAAACTTTCAGACGATAGCTATTTAGGCCTTAATCCTGCCAACAATGCTAAAGTAGTAACATACTGCTATACTGGACAAACATCTGCAGTAATTACAGCTTGTTTAAGAGTTTTAGGATATGATGCTTATAGCTTAAAATTTGGGATGAACGGATTATACAATTCCAATCCTGTTTGGACATCTAACAAATGGAGCGCTTCAGTTTCTAAAGACTTTCCAACAGTTTCTAATTAA